Proteins from a single region of Azospira inquinata:
- a CDS encoding MBL fold metallo-hydrolase RNA specificity domain-containing protein: protein MTEKNKVDQTKITFWGAAGEVTGSCYLVETPQVRFLVDCGMFQGGGDAYRKNQQALAFDVRTLDFVLVTHAHIDHSGLLPRLAMLGYRGPIYTTAATADLLQVLLLDCAHIQEKESEWQLKRQHRRGRGIRGVQPPLYSVIQAQACLQQVRAVGYGENVHPHAAVRAVFRDAGHILGSAIIELWLQTGRGTKKLVFSGDLGQPGRPVLRDPEFIQEADVLLVESTYGNRLHRSLTETDTEIVQAFHRTFGEKRGNIIIPAFAVGRTQEILYVLARLVKEERLPALQVYVDSPMAYAATQITMRHQNLLDDETEALIAWHEANPHQMRVTFTKDVAESIALNDIREGAVIISASGMCDAGRIKHHLQYNLPRPESSILITGFQAAGTLGRRLVDGARMVKIFGEPVPVKADIYTIGGLSAHGDQAAILDWLGHFRRPPEHTFVVHGEAEAATALRETIEQRLGWTGVSQPKPHEEVVL, encoded by the coding sequence ATGACGGAAAAAAACAAAGTGGATCAGACCAAAATCACCTTCTGGGGTGCGGCCGGGGAAGTGACCGGTTCCTGCTATCTGGTGGAGACGCCCCAGGTGAGGTTTCTGGTGGATTGCGGCATGTTCCAGGGGGGCGGCGATGCCTACCGGAAAAATCAGCAGGCCCTGGCCTTCGACGTGCGCACCCTGGATTTTGTCTTGGTCACCCACGCCCACATCGACCACTCCGGGCTCCTGCCCCGCCTGGCCATGCTGGGCTACCGGGGCCCGATTTACACCACGGCGGCTACGGCGGATTTGCTCCAGGTGTTGCTACTGGACTGTGCCCATATCCAGGAGAAGGAAAGCGAGTGGCAGTTGAAGCGCCAGCACCGCCGGGGCCGGGGAATTCGGGGGGTGCAACCGCCCCTCTATTCGGTCATCCAGGCCCAGGCCTGTTTGCAGCAGGTGCGGGCGGTGGGCTATGGAGAAAATGTCCATCCCCACGCCGCTGTGCGGGCGGTATTCCGGGACGCGGGCCACATTCTGGGCTCGGCTATTATTGAACTGTGGCTGCAAACCGGGCGGGGGACTAAGAAGCTGGTGTTTTCCGGAGACCTGGGTCAGCCGGGGCGCCCCGTGCTGCGGGACCCGGAATTTATTCAAGAGGCGGATGTGCTGCTGGTGGAATCCACCTACGGCAATCGTCTGCACCGTTCCCTGACGGAAACGGATACGGAAATTGTTCAGGCCTTCCACCGTACCTTTGGGGAAAAGCGGGGCAATATCATCATTCCCGCTTTCGCCGTGGGGCGTACCCAGGAAATCCTCTATGTACTGGCCCGCTTGGTAAAGGAGGAGCGCCTGCCTGCCCTCCAGGTTTATGTGGATTCCCCCATGGCCTATGCTGCGACCCAGATCACCATGCGCCACCAGAATCTTTTGGATGACGAAACCGAGGCCCTGATTGCCTGGCATGAAGCTAACCCCCACCAGATGCGGGTAACGTTCACCAAAGATGTGGCTGAATCCATCGCCCTCAACGACATCCGGGAAGGGGCGGTGATTATTTCCGCCAGTGGCATGTGTGATGCCGGGCGGATTAAGCACCATCTCCAATACAATCTGCCCCGGCCTGAATCGTCCATCCTGATTACCGGCTTCCAGGCTGCCGGCACTCTGGGCCGGCGTTTAGTGGATGGGGCCCGGATGGTGAAGATTTTTGGCGAACCGGTGCCGGTGAAGGCGGACATTTACACCATTGGCGGTTTGTCTGCCCACGGGGATCAGGCGGCCATTCTGGACTGGCTGGGCCATTTCCGTCGCCCGCCGGAGCATACGTTTGTG
- a CDS encoding universal stress protein produces MFKHILVPTDGSPISLETAKHAVMFAKENDAIITAFYAKPEYPVTYYGEGALIDPTTPEKFAELADKQADEFLAQIQKLGSDAGVTVKKVAVTSDVPYEAIIDAATQAGCDLIFMASHGRRGISGLLLGSETNKVLTHSKIPVLVYR; encoded by the coding sequence ATGTTCAAGCACATCCTCGTCCCCACGGACGGCTCCCCCATTTCCCTGGAAACTGCCAAGCATGCCGTGATGTTCGCCAAAGAGAACGACGCCATCATCACCGCCTTTTACGCCAAGCCCGAATATCCTGTGACTTACTACGGAGAAGGGGCCCTGATCGACCCCACCACCCCGGAAAAGTTTGCCGAACTGGCCGACAAGCAGGCCGACGAATTCCTGGCCCAAATTCAAAAGCTGGGCAGTGACGCGGGGGTAACGGTGAAAAAAGTCGCCGTCACCAGCGACGTGCCCTACGAAGCCATCATTGACGCCGCCACCCAGGCGGGCTGCGACCTGATTTTCATGGCATCCCACGGTCGGCGTGGCATCAGTGGCTTGCTCCTGGGTAGCGAAACCAATAAGGTGCTGACCCATTCCAAGATTCCCGTCCTGGTCTATCGTTAA